From a single Erpetoichthys calabaricus chromosome 1, fErpCal1.3, whole genome shotgun sequence genomic region:
- the tmbim4 gene encoding protein lifeguard 4: MNSEKYPRSTIEDDFNYSTNVAGSSVQIRMDFLRKVYSILTVQIMLTTVTSALFMSCDPIKNFVHSSPAVVLIAALGSLGLIVALSIYRLQHPTNLYLLLGFTLSEAVTVAIAVTFYEHMIVLQAFILTAAVFLGLTAYTLQSKRDFSKLGAGLFACLWILIITSFLRLFFHSDTMDLLFSAAGALVFCGFIIYDTHLLMHKLSPEEYILASINLYLDIINLFLYLLRLLEAMRKN; this comes from the exons atgaattcggAGAAGTATCCACGTTCGACCATTGAAGATGACTTTAACTATAGCACCAATGTGGCCGGGTCCAGCGTTCAGATTCGAATGg attttttacgTAAAGTGTACAGTATTCTTACTGTTCAGATCATGCTAACAACAGTGACCTCTGCTTTGTTCATGTCCTGTGATCCAATTAAGAACTTTGTTCATTCAAG ccCAGCAGTAGTTTTGATAGCAGCCCTTGGATCTTTAGGACTTATAGTTGCCTTGTCAATTTACAGACTCCAGCATCCAACCAACCTCTACCTTCTTCTTGGATTT aCTCTGTCTGAGGCTGTAACTGTTGCTATAGCAG TGACATTTTATGAGCATATGATAGTTCTCCAGGCCTTTATACTAACAGCTGCTGTGTTTCTTGGGTTGACTGCCTACACTCTACAGTCAAAGAGGGACTTCAGCAAGCTAGGCGCAGG acttTTTGCTTGCTTGTGGATTTTGATCATTACAAGTTTCCTGAGA CTCTTCTTTCATAGTGACACCATGGACCTCTTATTTTCAGCTGCTGGGGCGTTGGTGTTCTGTGGATTTATCATCTATGATACCCACCTGCTTATGCATAAGCTATCACCTGAAGAGTACATTTTGGCCTCCATCAACCTATATTTAGACATCATCAACCTTTTCTTGTATCTTCTTCGTCTTCTGGAGGCAATGAGGAAGAACTAG